A genomic segment from Cyprinus carpio isolate SPL01 chromosome A4, ASM1834038v1, whole genome shotgun sequence encodes:
- the LOC109061678 gene encoding nuclear pore complex protein Nup107-like — MDWNQTWLSPVVRDTEVTRAARRKSSHKKVAFPLAQDDTPGTSTTPARPQLRQTPGSLLKQTFTPRSALRNPDVSSILGTGSRTPRFVNTPRTKGSLSINLDDSDWTNSLYPSPMSGLVETSFTEDVSMSALMLKEDDPGEAASLSLFPEFLQSYLHHASTAVFDLLEDYEALCQDKVSMLQKMVLRSAPGQQKSSKTVSITWLLQQEMVTWRLITSLYRDRVQTVLEEDLMMDITMPTESEKAVMEQFFQKDSMVRQSQLVVDWLESIAKDEIGDFSDNIEYYAKSVYWENTLHTLKLRRNQSSSGFSRPLVTELDPDAPIRQKRPLADLDREDDTRLLKNLFNLIRAGMTDEAQRLCKRCGQAWRAATLEGWKLYHDPNINGGGGELQSVEGNPHRSVWKVCCWRMAEEEQFNKYERAIYAALSGNLKQLLPMCESWEDTVWAFFRVMVDTLVEQEICSSGLGSEDLEELPREFLETNWTLEKVFEELQATESKRVLDATKEHYHVIQKFVILEDLDGLLEEFSDWLGRSSALPAHLLRFMSHLVLFYRSLGMQLKEEVCVDVLKAYISLLVKEKQVDLIAFYVSHLPADMAVPQYAQFLEEVTETEQRKHCLELATQAGLDVAAITKTVVETIRERDTDEFAHHDLTPALDTATTAEDQQKVDIIDWLVFDPAQRAEALKQSNAIMRKFLASKKHDAAKMVFTKVPEDSMREIYRQWEEQGMDTPLPAEQENAIREHLCIRAYLEAHEAFNEWFKHMNCPPVKPTAHAQAKFTEKVAHEMKEAEYKIEYENWQGRLGALTEDVKERIYNVLLFVDGGWMVDVREDAEKDSERAHQMTLLRRLCLPMMSFLLVTVLQRTERHQESLRLADIIASDQHRLYEVFSTEELQKFLQKMRESSLLLLDKGLDPLGYEIQP, encoded by the exons ATGGACTG GAATCAGACCTGGTTGAGTCCAGTGGTTCGGGACACTGAGGTGACCCGTGCTGCCCGCAGAaagagttcacacaaaaaagtTGCAT TCCCACTGGCACAGGATGACACTCCTGGCACCAGCACTACCCCTGCGAGACCACAACTGCGCCAAACACCCGGATCTCTCCTCAAACAAACTT TCACCCCAAGAAGTGCCCTCAGGAATCCAGATGTGTCGTCCATCCTCGGGACAGGAAGCAGAACTCCTCGCTTCGTCAACACACCCCGTACCAAAGGCAGTCTGAGCATA AACTTGGATGACAGTGATTGGACAAACAGTCTTTACCCGTCTCCTATGTCTGGACTGGTGGAGACCAGCTTCACTGAGGATGTCAGCATGAGCGCTCTCATGCTAAAGGAAGATGATCCTGGAGAGGCGg CTTCTCTCAGTTTGTTTCCTGAATTTCTGCAGTCATATTTGCATCATGCGTCCACAGCTGTGTTTGATCTCTTAGAGGATTATGAGGCTCTCTGTCAGGATAAG GTTAGTATGTTGCAGAAAATGGTTCTTCGATCGGCTCCTGGTCAGCAGAAATCCTCCAAGACGGTCAGCATTACCTGGTTGCTGCAGCAAGAGATGGTGACCTGGAGGCTCATCACCTCGCTGTACAG AGACAGAGTGCAGACAGTTTTAGAAGAAGACCTCATGATGGATATAACT ATGCCCACTGAGAGTGAGAAGGCAGTAATGGAGCAGTTCTTCCAGAAGGATAGTATGGTGCGACAGAGCCAG ctgGTTGTGGATTGGTTGGAGAGTATCGCCAAAGATGAGATAGGAGACTTCTCTGATAACATTGAATACTATGCCAAATCTGTGTACTG GGAGAACACGCTCCACACCCTGAAGCTGAGGAGGAATCAGTCCAGCAGTGGTTTTAGCAGGCCGCTGGTCACAGAGCTGGATCCCGATGCTCCCATCAGACAGAAGAGACCACTGGCAGACCTGGACAGAGAGGACGACACTCGCCTGCTCAAAAATCTCTTTAACCTCATAAGAGCTGGCATGACTGATGAG gctcaGAGGCTGTGTAAGCGCTGTGGTCAAGCTTGGCGTGCTGCCACCTTGGAAGGCTGGAAGCTGTATCATGACCCCAACATCAACGGAG gaggtGGAGAGCTTCAGTCTGTAGAGGGGAATCCTCATCGAAGCGTGTGGAAGGTTTGCTGCTGGAGAATGGCAGAGGAG GAGCAGTTCAACAAATATGAAAGAGCCATCTATGCTGCACTGAGTGGAAACCTCAAACAG CTGTTACCCATGTGCGAGTCGTGGGAGGACACGGTGTGGGCGTTTTTCCGGGTGATGGTAGACACTCTGGTAGAGCAGGAGATCTGTTCTTCCGGTCTGGGCAGTGAAGATCTGGAGGAGCTCCCCAGAGAGTTCCTGGAGACCAA TTGGACATTGGAGAAAGTCTTTGAAGAGCTTCAAGCAACAGAATCCAAA AGGGTTCTGGATGCAACCAAGGAACATTACCATGTGATTCAGAAGTTTGTCATTCTTGAAGATCTTGATG GTCTTCTGGAGGAGTTTAGCGATTGGTTAGGAAGAAGTTCAGCTTTGCCAGCTCATCTGTTGCGCTTCATGTCACATTTAGTGTTGTTTTATCGCAGTTTGGGCATGCAGCTCAAG GAGGAAGTGTGTGTAGATGTCCTAAAGGCCTACATCTCCCTGTTAGTAAAGGAAAAGCAGGTGGATCTCATTGCATTTTACGTCAGTCACCTTCCTGCTGACATGGCCGTGCCACAATACGCTCAGTTCCTGGAGGAAGTCACTGAGACGGAGCAGCGCAAACACTGTCTGGAGCTGGCAACACAAGCAG GTTTGGACGTGGCAGCGATCACAAAAACAGTAGTAGAGACCATCAGAGAAAGAGACACAGATGAGTTTGCTCACCATGACCTGACCCCTGCACTGGATACGGCAACTACAGCG GAGGATCAGCAGAAGGTTGATATCATCGACTGGCTGGTGTTTGATCCCGCTCAGAGAGCTGAAGCCCTCAAGCAGAGCAATGCCATCATGAGGAAGTTCTTAG CATCTAAGAAGCATGACGCTGCTAAGATGGTCTTCACCAAAGTGCCTGAAGATTCCATGCGGGAAATCTACCGCCAGTGGGAGGAGCAGGGCATGGACACGCCCCTTCCTGCCGAGCAGGAGAATGCTATTCGTGAGCATCTGTGCATCCGTGCCTATCTG GAAGCTCACGAAGCTTTTAATGAGTGGTTCAAGCACATGAACTGTCCTCCGGTGAAACCCACAGCACACGCTCAAGCCAAGTTTACAGAGAAGGTGGCCCATGAGATGAAAGAAGCAGAGTACAAG ATAGAGTATGAGAACTGGCAGGGCCGTCTGGGAGCGCTGACAGAGGATGTGAAGGAGAGGATTTATAATGTGCTGCTGTTTGTAGATGGAGGTTGGATGGTGGATGTCAGAGAG GACGCTGAGAAAGACTCTGAGCGTGCTCATCAGATGACTCTGCTGCGGCGTTTGTGTCTGCCCATGATGTCGTTCCTTTTGGTAACCGTACTGCAGCGCACTGAACGCCACCAGGAGAGTCTGCGTCTGGCTGACATCATTGCGTCTGACCAACACAGACTCTATGAG GTTTTTTCTACAGAGGAGCTGCAGAAGTTTCTCCAGAAGATGAGGGAATCCTCTCTGCTCCTGCTGGATAAAGGGCTGGATCCTCTTGGATATGAGATTCAGCCCTAG